One Natrinema sp. DC36 genomic window, CCGGAAGACGTGTCTTTCATGGAGAGCACCAAGGAAGCGTCGGTCGAAGAAGTGTGGGAAACACTGAGTGAGTGGAAAACGCTCAAGCAACGTGCAGAGCTGTTAGATACAGCGCGTCAGAACGGCCATCCCTCGAGTGGCGGTGCCAAAGTCGATGCCTGAACGCCGGCCAGCTGACGACGATACTGCCCCAGAGGTCGGTGGCATCGATACCGACATTCTCGAGCAAATCGGGCTGCATCTTGAACGAACCAACCGCTTTGCAGAGACCGTCTTTCAGCCGGAGTACGCACCGAGTTCAGTCGTCGCAGAATACGACATGGGGTACTTTCCAACTGCTATCGAACGTGCGTATCTTCAGGTCCGATGGTATGAGACAGACGATTTTAACATCCACTACTCCGAACAATACGACACTGAAGACCACTGGGAGTGTCGGTGGGACCGCCATCCAAACGATCACAACACCCGCTCGCATTTTCATCCACCTCCAGATGCAGCGACACCTGGGGACGATGTAGAGTACGCAGAAGACTGGCGAGATATACTCTCGGACGTACTCGGCGACTTAGACGATCGAATCGAAGCGTTTTGGGAATGATAATCGCTAAGACCATTGTCGAGGCACAATTCGCCGACTCAACGGTAACGGGTTTGCTTCCGATAACCATCTTAGATCTTTTTCACTAAGCTCTGAGCTCAAGCAAGCCGCTCTAATTTCGATGTGAGAGGGATCTATCTGATCGACTGGCGCTGTTTATCGCCCCAAAAGCGGTGAAGGGGCTGATCAGTTGTCCTCTTCGGAGTTATCGATGGCAACGAGAGACATCTACACGACGACGTTTGGCGACGGCGTTCAGACGACTGCCCGGACTGTGGCGGCAGCGTACGAACAACTAACTACGAGACGATACGCGAGTAGTTGGGAGAATACTGTTTGGAATTGGAAGGCTTACGATCCAAGATTCTCACGGGTTAACAACAATAGTTGCTGCTATCGGACTTGCGTTGCTTGTTGCTGGAACTACGTATACTGCTGCTGCTGACGGTTCCATGCTGTTACGGATGCTACTTGCCTTTGGAGCGCTTGTCGCTGTTCAACTCCTATTTTTCAGCAGCATCCTCTTCTGGGTGGGTGTCACCGCGCTCGCGTTGATACTATTCAGCATTATCTATAGCAGAGTCAACTAACATATATTTGTCGCTATTGTCAAAATTTATCAAACCGATTTGGTCAACGTTACGGTTATAGAAACACAATGCTAATCAGGTGATCGCCACGTCATGGCGACGGCCAGGCCACGTTGATAGTAGCGTCCTCTTCGCGAAGTACGGCTTGAACTGATCACACAGGTCTCGAACTGTATGAATCGAGCAAGCGGGTGCGACGGATACTCGAGGCTGCACCTGCTTCGAACACCGATGCCAGCTCCGGATCAAATCCGTTATCATCGATACCCATTATACTGGTTCTGGCCGTTCAATATAATAAACAAAGTGTCTCATCAGTCGTACACATATTGTCATACGTCCAATTATCAAGCCAAGTTGTGTTGAATTAGTCTTCAAATATGGATTTAGCCGCAAGGACTATTACATTCGGAAATAGAGGACGGATTGCCCAACAGGGTTTGCACACACCCCTTCGCGTCGCTCTCGATCCGGCGCGCCAGTGAGGACGATCACACGTCCTTATTTCCATTTACTATCCACTACTTAGTAGATTCCAGATCGATCAGTACTTAACAGTAGAAAGTATCACAGTTCCTTTATTCAGAATGTTCCGTGAAGTTCGCGGTAAGTACAGGTCAGACAGGTAACGGAGAAGCGATCAGTCTTACTGCCATCTATTTTCATACTCTTGTAATTTGAACACACCGGTCGACAAGCGAGAGAGCGGCTCAATTTGTCATTCCTCGTCGTCCCTGAGGGCCATCGCCTCCTCAAAGTCGACGCGCGGTACGAACGGGCCGAAGTCGGCGGTTCGTGACGCGATTGAGGCTATTCGGAACGTGTAGACCACCAGGACGGTAAACGGGAGGAAGACGAAGGTGACGACGCCGCTGACGATGAGGACGAGCATCGACGGTGTCCCGGCAGTCTCGATAATCGTCGGATACGTCATCATGAAAATCCCACCCCCTAGCAGCGTCGGGAAGCCGACGACCAGCAGCACCTTCGAGAGGTGCGCGAGTTCGTACTGCATGTACAGCGTCTTGAACGTCTGGCGGGCGATCGCGAGCTGCCCGAGCAACTCGACGAGCGAGTCGAGAGTTTCGAGGTTGTCGGCCGAGAGGTCGTCGGCGTAGTGTGCACGGATCTTCCGGGCCGCGTACAGGTGAGCTCCGTTGAAGTGGCCGAGCACCGCCGACAGCGTATCGAAGGTCCCGAAGTCCGCCCCCTCGAGCGACGCCGAGACGAGTTCGCCCTCGGACTCAACCGCTTTGACGAACTCCCTGACGACGGTACGGTCCGGATCAGCCAGCCGACCGGTGGCCGGGTCTAGTTGCCCGGTTCGATCAATGACGGTGTCGACGAGTAGCTGGAGGAAGTCAGCGGGGGCTGCCGGACTGACCGGCGTCTCCGTTAGCGATTCGACCTTCCGCCGGTAGGTCGCCATCTGCTCGAACCTGTCGGAGAGGTCGCCGGGCCAGCCCAATTCCTGGGAGAGCACCAGCTGGTTGATCGCGAGCACGATCGTGATGAAGGGAAGGGTCCCGCCGACGATCACCGCGACAAGTGTAGTCGCGGTGGCGGGATCGGTGACCGGGATGTACCCGGCGAAACCGATGCTCGCACACGTGGTGAAGACGAACAGCGAGAACAGCGCGGTGATGACGTATCGGTTTCCGTCGAGCAGGAACCACCGTTTGACCGGCGACTCGCGGAGCCGTTCGTGGACGAGGTCGCTCCGGCTTACCACCGCGTCGATCCGTTCGCCCTCGTCAGGATCGGTCGCGTTCGCGTCCGTGGTCATGGTATCGACATCAATACAGTGGCGGAAAAGTGTGAGCGCGGCCGCTGCTCGCTCCGGGATCACCGCGTACCGACGAGGCAGATCGACCGATCGAGGACCGAGAAGGAGTCGGAACGTCAACGGAGGTTCCGGGCGACGACTGAAGGCCCCCTCGGTCGTAGGGTCTAGTATGGACAGTCCCGATCACGTACTTGTTCCGATGGACGACTCCGAGCCGGCGCGAGCGGCCCTCGAGTACACGCTGGCGGTATTTTCGGCCGAGGTGACCGTCGTCCACGCGGTCGACGACCTCGAGGCGGCCTACGCCGGCCGCGCGCAGGTGACGAGCGACGGGGATGACGCTGACAAGCCCGACTTCTTCGCCGACGTGAGCGAAATCGCTGCCAAGCACGACCGGTCCGTTGGGACGGTCGTCATCGAGGGCACGTCGGCGGACGCGATCCTTGAGTACGCCGACGCCAACGACATCGATCAGATCGTGATGGGCAGCGAGGGTCGATCCGGCGTCTCCCGGATGTTGTTGGGCAG contains:
- a CDS encoding universal stress protein, with amino-acid sequence MDSPDHVLVPMDDSEPARAALEYTLAVFSAEVTVVHAVDDLEAAYAGRAQVTSDGDDADKPDFFADVSEIAAKHDRSVGTVVIEGTSADAILEYADANDIDQIVMGSEGRSGVSRMLLGSVAEAVTRRATVPVTIVP